A single region of the Amphiura filiformis chromosome 7, Afil_fr2py, whole genome shotgun sequence genome encodes:
- the LOC140157860 gene encoding uncharacterized protein: MPSLSNINIKIGDAEVIPSATIRNLGVVFDATMNMSNHITSICKTVNFLLWNLSRIRRFVTEDASSNAMRALVLSKIDYANAFCLDVEAKTLLSLTKTTKPCCPHYLPSSTPHSSSPLLNSLHWLPIDQRICFKVLLYIYKTLNDLAPPYLSDCLTIRVPTREGLRSNQDLTPL, translated from the coding sequence ATGCCCAGTCTCTCCAACATCAATATAAAGATTGGTGATGCTGAAGTAATTCCATCTGCTACCATCAGGAATCTGGGAGTTGTTTTTGATGCTACGATGAACATGTCTAACCATATAACATCTATTTGTAAAACAGTTAACTTTCTCTTGTGGAACTTGTCCAGAATTCGTAGGTTTGTCACCGAAGATGCATCCAGTAATGCCATGCGGGCACTAGTGTTATCCAAGATTGATTATGCCAACGCCTTCTGTCTGGATGTAGAAGCAAAGACGTTGCTTTCGCTTACAAAGACTACAAAACCGTGCTGCCCGCATTATCTTCCAAGTTCCACGCCACACTCATCTTCACCTCTTTTAAATTCGTTACACTGGCTTCCAATAGACCAGAGAATTTGCTTCAAAGTGCTACTTTACATTTACAAGACATTGAACGATCTGGCACCACCCTACCTCTCTGATTGTCTGACCATCCGTGTTCCAACTAGGGAAGGTCTTCGCTCAAATCAAGATCTTACGCCTTTATAA